GCTGCAAAAATTTTTGCCGCTTCATCAGTCAGAAGGTAGGTCTTAAGTTTCTGGATTTGTTCTTTGAATTGGGTGAATTTCATGGCGGTATCATCGGAGACGCAGGGATTCGAACCCTGGGTACGATTGCTCGTACGACGGTTTAGCAAACCGCTCCTTTCGGCCACTCAGGCACGTCTCCAGCGACTCGGAGAAGGTAGGATTCGAACCCACGGTGGGATTACCACGACGGTTTTCAAGACCGCTGCTTTAGACCACTCAGCCACTTCTCCAAGAGTACCTATCCGTTATGTTAAATGCGAGTGCAGTGTCAAATGAATATTCAATGAATGGTCTACAAGAATGGAAAAGTTGCAGATAAAATTAGAAAAGTGGGTAAACGGTGGATACATCCTTTCTCACTATGATGGGCATGCTGTGTTTGTAGATGGTGGGATCCCAGGTGAAACTGTAGACATAACTCTTACCAAACAAGGTAACAAGGAATGGTTTGGAACAGTAGATGCAGTGATTGAATCCTCACCGTTAAGGGTACCTTCTGACTGCCCTGTGTATTTAGAATGTGGAGGGTGTAGTTACCGGCATATTTCCTACGAAGAGGAAGTGAAAGTGAAGGCTTCTCTATTGGAATTTATGTTCCCCGAATGGATTGGAAAAGCAGAGGTGGTAACTGGACCAAGTATTGGGTATCGCAATAATGTACAATGGCAAGTGGAAGGTGGACAAATCGGATTTTTTGCCAAAAATACCCACAGGATCATTCCTGATTCATCCACTCATTGTAAGAATGTCGATAAACGTTTGTTAATTGAAAATCCAAACGACTTTGGTATCCTTTCCGATGAGAAACCAAAACAAAACCGATTTCCCAAACCATCCAAAGATTCAAAAACCCAAAAGAATACAAATTCCCTTTCCTTACGTTTGTCTCAAAACGCAGTGGTGTTGTATGAAAAAGAAGAAACAAAGTTTGAATTTTTAAGTACAAAACTCACAGTTCCTGCCAAAGGATTTTTTCAAATTAACCAATTTTTATTGGAAACTTGGATTCAAAAAATCAAATCCTTGTTACCTAAGGATGCCAATGTTTTGGAACTGTTTTGTGGGTGTGGTACCATTGGGATTACCTTACGCGATAGAATCAAATCGCTTTATGGAATTGAATCGCATGAAAAAAGCATTGAATACGCAAATCAAAATGCAAAAGCCAATGGAATCACTACGTATCAATATACGGTTTTAGATTTGTACCAAAAACATTTATCCAAAGATCTAAAAATTTATTCTACATGGATTGTAAATCCGCCAAGGGCTGGGTTATCCAAAGGAATCATTGAAACAGCAGCGATACTAAAACCAAGGGAGATTGTTTATTCCAGCTGTAATCCAAGTACTTTGCGCAGGGATGTAATTTCCTTCACAGAAATTGGATATGAAATGGACCATTTGAGTTTATTTGATTTTTTTCCAAGAACCAATCATTATGAAGTCTTGGTGAGATTACGAAAACGAAAATGAACAACTCATTTTGTTTTCAATGAGTTGTTATCATTTGGTAGACAACCAAAGGGAAAATTTTTGTTTTATTTTCCTTTGGTTGAAATTTTAAAAGGTAAGTATGCTGGACAAAATCCAATTGCTGAAGTAGCAATCATCACTAAACCAATTACGAACAATACAATTGCAGTGGTTCCTTCCACAACGCCACCTAAATACAATCCACCTAACACAAGGCCCACTACAACACGAATGACTCTGTCATATAATCCCATATTTTGAAACATTCTAAGTCTCCTTATTCAATATGACGATTTTTTGGTGAGATTTCTATCTATTTTTTTCTAACCACTCTAAGATAAGTTTGGTTACCTCTTCTCTTTTTTCCCAATGGAGGAAGTGACCAGCATGATCAAAGCCAATCTTTCGAAATCCACGAGGAAAATCAGATTCATCTAGTAAGTGTTCAAATAAATTTTTATGAAAACATCCATCATTCAAACCGTAAAGCACTTGGGTGGGAACTGTAATATGTGTATCAAAAATCCCTACTATACTTTCTCTTCCCGATTCTGTGAATAAATCATTCAGGTTTCTGTAATATGCCAGAGCCGAAGAAAGGATACCTGGATTTTGAAAATTCGATTTGATTTCAGCCAAATGGTCCTGGTTCGGAGTGAATCCTGGTGACCAGTCTTTCCATAAAAAATCAACCAAGGCAAATTGATTTGAACGAATGGTTAATTCTGCTATATAGGGAATTTGAAATAATGCAACATACCAAGAATGAAATGTTTGTAACGGCGCCCAAAAAAAAGAATCTTGAAAGGTTTTGAGCAATGGAACTCCTAAACTTGTGATGGATTGAAAACGATTGGGATAGTACATCCCTGCCGCATAAGCAATGATAGCTCCCCAATTGTGTCCTACCAAATGGACAGTATCCCATCTGCGATCATCCATCCATCCTAAAACATCATTCACTAAATCAACAACATGTAATTTATTCGCATGTGATATGGTCGATGGTTCGTATCCTCGCATTACAGGTGCTACACAATGATATCCTTTTTTTGCGATGGATTCCATGATTGGTGAAAAAGTTTTATGGTTATCAGGAAAACCATGTAAAAATAAGACAGGGTCACCAGAACCTGTTTCTAATGTGGTAAATACAGTGGATAAATTTCTAATTTCCGAATGATGCATTGTTTACCAACTTTTGTTTTGATTCTGTTTTTCGGAAAAATTGTAACACAATCTCTCTCGTATCCAAGTCCTTACTAAGGTATCCATATTGTTTTTCATTTTGGTAGTAAAACCCATTTGGCCAAATATGCCCACCACCAGGAATTAAATAACCTTCTACTACTTCATCGCCTGAACAATCGGACAGTTTCGAATATTCAATGTCTCGTTTCCAAAAACGATTCATATGACGTTTTTTTGTATTCATTTCTTCTTTGCAGGGAAAACCAGAGCTCCAATACGATAGTGACTCTACAAATGATAATACCTCTCCAGCAGGAATTCGTTCTGCTTTTGGACTCATGTCTTTTGGAATGGAAACGATTCCTCCTTTATAAGGAACAACATCATCGGAGGTGCCCATAATAAAACCAATTGATTTGATTGGTGGTTTGGGACAAATTTCAGTAAGTCCTTTTGATGTTACTGCAGCAACAGAATATCCAGAACGGAACAAATCACTTGCTTCACATAACAAACGTTGTGTCATAAAACCACCATTGGAAATACCAACAGCATGGATACGGCTTGTATCCACTGGAATTTTTTTATCGAGGAAATAGACCATGTCGCGAAAAAATTGAACATCTTTTGTGTTTCTTTTGTCTGTAAGAGAATGTGGAATATTCCTTCCATCATTCCATCGATTCCCATATCCATCGGGATAAACGACAATAAATCCGTATTCCTCCGCTTTTTCTGTCATACGAGAAAGGTAAATCATTCCCTCACCGCTTCCCCCACCACCATGTAAAACAAATACAACAGGTAACTTGGATTCATTTCTATTTTTTGGAATGTAATATCGGAAATTGCGGATGATCCCATCAGACACTATGGATTCCAAAGTGTGGTCTTTTACGGGAACAATCGAAGGTAAAGATTTACAAACAAAAGAAAATGGAATCGTTAACATGAATACAATTGAATAATGATAGATGCGCCTAACAATTCCCATCATATAAATAGGGACTCAAAATATTGAATCGTTTCTTTGACTTTAGAATCTCCTTCCAGTGGATACTTCGGGTGGAATTCTTTATCGACGGTTGGATCGTAGGGACCAGATTTTCCTTCGAAACAAACAGCTACATCTGTCAAACAGACCAAACTATGCCAAACACCAGGTTGTAAATCGATTCCTCGTTTTGGTCCATTCGAAGATAATTTGTGAGATTCTTTGATATTTCCATCTTCTGAAAAAATTAAAAATCCAATTTCACCTTCTAATACAACAAAGGTTTCTGGTTTTGGATCCGACAAATGTCTGTGAGGTGAAATGTATGTATTTTTAGATAATACATTGAGAAACCTTTGGTACACTTCCTTTTGTTCATGGAAGTTATGGTTTGTCCGTTTTCGTTCTGCTTGTTTTGCTTTTGTGACGAGGGATCCGATTAAATCGGAATCAATGATTTGTATTTCCTGCAAGTTGGCCTTCCAATTCTCGTTCGATGAAGGCTAACATATCCGGAACACAAGCCGTACAAGTATCTGCCGCTCCCATCTCACGGGCAACTTCTAGTATAGGGCGATTCGTTTCTTTGACAACATTTAAGATGGATTCAAAGAAAACTTCTGCACAGTGACACTTGATCATGGTTCTGAGAATCAGTCTCTTGGTCTTTTGGTAGAATGACAAGAAATTTTCCTGGTCAAAACTCCAAATTTTTCCAATGGGAATGGTCCTCATTTGAGAGACATAATTTATATTTGAAAGGAACACGAACTTTGAATCAAAATTTTGAGGGGCTTTCGGAAACTATCCCAATTGTTTTTTGTACAAAACTTCAAGAGTTTTCATTGCATACGACCAAGTAAACGATTTGGCATTTTCTTTTCCGAGTTTGCGTAACTCAACAAGGCGAGTTTTATCTTTGAGTAGGGAAAGAACTTGTTTGGAAAAGGAAATTGGTTCCTTGGGATCAAATGCTTCAAACCCTTTTCCTAACACTTCAGGTAACACGGTCGCATTCGAAGAAAGGACGGGAGTTCCGATCGCTTGTGCCTCCAAAACGGGAAACCCAAACCCTTCAAATAAAGATGGATACACAAACAAGGTAGCCCCTTGGTAAGCCAGAGGTAACTCATTATATGGCAGATGAGGGAGGAAATAAATTCGTTTTGGATTTTGTTTTTGGAATTCCAACAAATCTTTTGGGATTTCCTTACTGATCCCTCCCACCACTAGGGGAAGTTTGAGTTGTTTATCGTTCCATAACGATTCCAATTGTGTTAATAAGAATGGAAAATTTTTATGAGATTTACCGATCCCAACGGTAAAGAGATACTCTTTTGGTAATTTTTGTTTTTTGAGAAACACTTCCAATTGGGTCTCTGATCGTTTTGAAAAATTTTTTAAATCAATCCCGTTATAAACAACAGTGATTCGATCCCTACGATAACCGAAACTTTTGATTAAATCTTCCTTGGTGTAATTCGAAACAGCGATGATGGTTTTAGCAAACCACTGAATGGAACGAAAAACAATTTGTAAATACAATCTTTTTACAATGGAGTTATGAGTTTCCTTAAAGTGATAAGGAATTAAGTCATGAATGGTAACGATACATTTACGAAGATACTTGAGTGGAACATTAAAATGGGGAATGTCCAATACATCCATTTCTGCCATCAAGGGATGGCCCAAAAATTCCTTTGGAGAATAGATCTTTGTTTTGTATTCTATGATTTCTGCATGTTTGGGGACTTCATATTTTTTGAGAAGAATAGGATCTCCGAATAGGTAAAGTTTGGCGTCCTTTTCACTTAAGGGCCAAAATTTTAATATATGTTGGATGCGAATTCCGATCCCAGAATTTTCGATCATCCTTGCATCATAGCCAATTTTTTTTTGCATTTGTTTGATGATTATGTCCTTTCGAATCAAAAAAAGGAAATGTATCTTTTCCTAAGAAGCCAAGTCTAGTCAAATAAGTAGTGAATATTCTGCATTCAAATTTTGAAAGGCAGGTTCACATAGAACTTACTTTCAAAAAGGAATCGGATGGAAAACTTAATCGAAGAAATCCTGAAACAAATTGGTGAAGACCCAAATCGAGAGGGTCTTGTGAAAACGCCCAACCGAGTCAAAAAGGCGTATGACTTTTTAACCAGTGGATACAAAGCGGACATCAACCAATTGGTAAACGGGGCGATTTTTGAAGAGAGTACAACGGGAATGGTGCTTGTTCGTGATATCGAAATGTATTCTTTATGTGAACACCACTTACTTCCTTTTTATGGAAGAGCACATGTTGCATACATTCCAAATAAAAAAATCATTGGGATTAGTAAAATTCCAAGAATTGTCGACGTATTTGCACGTCGGTTACAAGTTCAGGAACGACTTACCGATCAAATTGCACAGGCGATCCAAGAGACATTGGACCCACTTGGAGTAGGAGTTGTCATCAAAGCAAAACATTTGTGTATGATGATGCGAGGTGTCGAAAAACAAAACTCGGAATTATTCACTTCTAGTTTGCTTGGGGTTTTTAAATCGGATCCAACCACACGAAGTGAATTTTTAGATCTGATCCGAACCGGTTCCCACTAAGTTCATTTTTTAAATTCTTTTTTTACGATTCATGCTGGACTTTTTTCCAAAAAAGTTCAGTCTTTTTCCTCTAGAGGGACACTATGCCGAAAGAAAGAATCGTGGCACCATCCAAAGAATTCGCCAAACTTGCAAATGTTAGCTTAAAAGAATACAAAGCCAAATACAAAGAATCCATTGAAAAACCAGAAAAATTTTGGGCCGAACAAGCTAAACGCCTAACATGGTTTAAAAAATGGACAAAGGTTTTAAAACATGATTTTGCAAAAGCCAAAGCAGAATGGTTTGTTGGTGGAAAACTGAATGTTTCCTATAATTGTTTAGACCGCCACCTTGATTCGCCTCTTAAAAACAAAGCTGCACTGATTTGGGAAGGAGACAACCCAGACGAATCAAAGGTTCTTACCTACCATGACTTACACAGAGAGGTGAATCACTTTGCCAATGTTTTAAAAAAGTTCAAAGTGAAAAAAGGGGATCGTGTCCTCATTTACCTCCCGATGATCCCTGAACTTGCCATTACTACACTTGCTTGTACTCGCATTGGGGCAGTGCATTCTGTTGTGTTTGGTGGATTTTCACCAGAAGCCTTACTTGGTCGGATTGAAGATTGTAAACCTACACTCGTCATTACAGCTGATGGAGGATACCGTGGTGGCAAACCAATTGAACTGAAAAAAAATGTGGATGTCGCTCTATCAGAAACCAAATTCCAAGTGAATGATGTTATTGTTGTCAAACGAACTGGTGACGAAGGAAATCTAAACTGGAAAGAGGGTCGTGACCACTGGTACCATTACCTGATGAAAGACCCAGAGGTAAAAAAGGAATGCCCTGCTGTTCCTATGGATTCGGAAGATCCACTTTTTATTTTATACACGTCTGGTTCTACTGGAAAACCAAAAGGTGTTTTACATACAACCGCTGGATATTTGTTAGGTGCAAATCTAACATTTGCAACTATCTTTGATTATAAAGACACTGATACCTACTGGTGTACGGCAGATATTGGATGGATCACAGGACATAGTTATATTTTATATGGGCCTCTCTCGAATGGTGCAACTTCCCTGATGTTTGAAGGAGTTCCCAGTTACCCAGACATGGGAAGATTTTGGGATGTGATTGATAAATATAAAGTCACAGTTTTTTATACGGCTCCAACGGCCATTCGGGCACTTATGCGTGAAGGACTGGAACCAATCAAAAAACGTTCACTCGCTTCACTGCGGTTACTTGGATCTGTGGGAGAGCCCATCAATCCAGAAGCTTGGGAATGGTATTATGCGAATATTGGAAAATCAAAATGCCCGATAGTCGATACGTGGTGGCAAACAGAAACGGGATCGATTATGATTTCAGGAATCCCAGGTGCGATTCCGCAAAAACCTGGTTCGGCAAGTTGGCCTTTCTACGGCATCCAACCAGTACTAGTGGACAATGAAGGGGTGGAGATCAAAGAAAAAGGGGAAATTTCAGGGAATCTATGTATCGCAAAACCTTGGCCATCCATGATGCGAGGTGTGTATGGAGATCCTAAACGATTTTTTGATACTTACTTTTCGCAATTCAAAGGGTATTATTTTACAGGAGATGGGGCAAACCGCGATAAAGAAGGTTACTTCCGCATCACGGGAAGAGTGGATGATGTGCTCAATGTTTCCGGTCACCGCATTGGTTCAGCAGAAGTAGAAAGTGCCCTTGTGGAACACAAATCTGTGGCAGAAGCTGCGGTGGTTGGTTTTCCACATGATATCAAAGGCCAAGGGATTTATGCCTATGTCACAGTCAAACAAGGGGTTGTGACAAACGACCAATTGAAAAAAGAACTCATCGCCATGGTGGAAAAAATGATTGGGAAAATTGCTAGGCCCGACGTGATCCATTGGGCACCAGGACTTCCTAAAACTCGTTCAGGTAAAATCATGCGTCGCATTTTACGAAAGATTGCCAACAACGAATTTGATACGTTAGGTGATATTAGTACACTTGCCGATCCATCTGTTGTACAATCCTTAATTGATGATAAAAAGAAGTATCACAGTTAAGCAGATCTTTTCGTAAGATAGAACTCCTTTCAATTCCTAGAGAATAAGTCTGGAATTGGAAGGAGATTCATTAATCTCGAATTAAGTATCAAATGCAAAATTCGAAATTGCAATGGTAAGTCTTATCTTTCGTTTCCCTTATAACTCTTGGGGGAGAGCTGCAAATGGGCCCATCACACGAAGGAATTCCGATTCTTCAAATTCCAAATCACGTTCCTTTAGTTTCCTTCGGTATTCATTTGCCTTGGTTTCATTCCGTGAAGAAAACCAATGGATGGCAAAAAGCAAATATTCTCTATTTTTTCGGTAGGTGGAAACATGGTTTTCAAGATCAGATCCAGTGAGTTGCTTTTGGTTTTGGAAATCTTTGACTAAGGAATCAATTGCTAAGGTGTCACGGTCTTTTCCGAGATTCGCATAACTTTGGCGGATGAGAAATAAAATTTCTTTGGCATCTGAATTGGGATCATATTTGAGAAGGTTGTAAAATCCCCGCCGGAACAAAGTTAGTGATTCTAAATACCTTTGTTTTTCTTGGAGGTAAACTCCATAACGTGTGAAGTATCTTGTTTCTTTTAAAAAAATTGTAGAAGTCCAAATGTAAGCTTGTTCAAGCGAATCCGCATTTCGACCACGCCTTGCTAAGATCAAAGTTTCATACATGCCTTCTTCTCGTGGAAAGTAAACAAGATATCGTAAACTTAAATCATCTGCTTCTTTCCATTTTCTATTTTTGATGTTTTTGAGAAGGCTTGTTTGTAAGGCATCTTTTTCGGAAACAAACGTTTTATCATTTTCCAATGTTTGGATGTACATTTCATAATCGGATTCCAATCCCAATTGACGGGAAAGGATGGCAGCCAAGTACAATCTGTACTTTGCATTTGGTTTTTGTTCTAAATACAGTTTGGTATAAAAAAGTGCTTCTCTCGGTTTTTTCTCTTTTTCATAAAAATCGGCAATGTATAAGACCAAATCTAATTGGTCTTTTTTCCGTTTAATGGATTCTTCATAGGCATGGATCCCATCAAAGATTTGCCCAAGTTTCATGTGAGCCTGGGCTGATAGATTATAATACCTGTAGTCGGGGTCTGGATTTAATTCTTTTGCTTTGATGAGAAAATCAAACGCTTTGGCGGGAGTTTCTTGGACAATTTTGTCCTCTGCCATCCGCAGTAGGTCTTCGTAACCATAAAACGCTTTAACGGGATTTAAGGGCTCTGGTTCAGCTAAAATTGAAGGTACAACAAGAAATAGACTTGTTACCAAAACACTAAATTGCCATATTCTCCTAGACCGAAGTATCATCTATGGATTCTCATCGGTCATCTTCTAAAATATCTTAGAAATACAAATAAACAATCTCAAAGAGGATCTCATGAATGTAGAGTTAATCATTATCGTCATGGCACTGGTTTCCATCGCCACGGCGATTTTCTACGCCGCTCGGGTAATACGTATCCAAGTGGGCGCAGAGGGTGGCAACGACAAAGAAACCGCCAAATTAAAAGAAATCTCCGCCGCGATCGCAGAAGGGGCTATGGCCTTCCTTCTCAGAGAATACCGAGTCATTCTGCTTTTTATCAGCTTCATGACAGTTCTCATTTACCTATTATTAGATAATCCCAACACAGAATTCAATGAAGGAATTTACACTTCAGTCGCTTTTGTTTCGGGAGCTCTCATTTCTTGCCTTTCCGGATTTATCGGAATGAAGATTGCCACAGCCGGGAACGTAAGAACGGCACAAGCGGCAAAAACTTCCCTTTCCAAAGCATTCCGAGTGGCTTTTGACTCTGGAGCTGTGATGGGATTTGGTCTCATCGGCCTTGCTGTCCTTGGTATGATTGGTCTTTTCTTACTTTTTACTGGTTCCAATCCTGCTGTTGCCAAACACATCCTCATGGAATCACTCGCTGGTTTTGGTCTTGGTGGTTCATCAGTGGCACTTTTTGGTCGCGTGGGTGGTGGTATTTATACAAAAGCGGCTGACGTTGGTGCCGACTTAGTTGGAAAAGTGGAAAAAGGAATCCCTGAAGATGACCCTCGTAACCCAGCAACCATTGCTGATAACGTAGGAGATAACGTGGGTGACATTGCTGGTATGGGTGCTGACCTTTTTGGATCCGCAGCGGAAGCAACTTGTGCGGCTCTTGTGATTGGAGCAACAGCTTCAGCTTTAGCAGACAATAACTCTGCTCTTCTTTATCCTCTTTTAATTTCTGCGATAGGAATTCCTGCATCCCTCATCACAACTTTTTTTGCGCGAGTGAAAGAAGGTGGAAACGTAGAAAAAGCTCTCAAACTCCAACTTTGGATTTCTACATTCATCGTAGCGGGAGCTTTGTATTTCGCAACTGACCTATTCATGATCGATAGTTTCCAAATCGGCGACAAAACCATCACAAAATGGAATGTTTATACTTCAGTCGCATTAGGTTTGTTTGCTGGTATGTTCATTGGTTGGATCACAGAGATTTATACTTCTCACTCTTATAAACCAGTACGTGAAGTTGCAGATGCTTGTGATACAGGTGCTGCTACCAACATCATTTATGGATTGGCTCTTGGTTACAAATCCACTGTGGTTCCTGTGATCTTACTTGTGATTGTAATTGTAGTTTCCAATATCCTTGCTGGGATGTATGGAATTGCAATTTCTGCAATTGGTATGATTTCTACAATTGCCATTGGACTCACCATCGATGCTTACGGCCCTGTTTCTGATAACGCGGGTGGGATTGCTGAGATGGCAGAACTTGGAAAAGATGTTCGTGACCGCACTGATACTTTGGATGCAGCTGGAAACACAACTGCGGCTGTTGGAAAAGGTTTTGCAATTGGGTCTGCTGCTCTTACTTCCCTTGCCTTATTTGCAGCGTTCATCACAAGAACTCAAAATGCTTCCAAAGAAATGGGAGAGGGTGCGATTGATTTAACTTCGATCGAACTCCTTGATCCATTGGTGTTTGGTGGTCTTCTTTTTGGAGCGATGCTTCCGTTTATCTTCTCTGCGATGACTATGAAATCAGTTGGAAAAGCAGCTCTTGATATGGTAAAAGAAGTACGTCGCCAATTCAAAGAGATCCCTGGTCTTATGGAAGGAAAAGCAAAACCTGAGTATGCAAAATGTGTGGATATTTCCACTTCTGCAGCCCTTCGTGAAATGATCCCTCCAGGTCTTCTTGTTCTCCTCAGCCCAATCGTTGTTGGTTATTTGTTTGGTGTGAAGTCCCTTGCTGGTCTTCTAGCTGGAGCTCTTGTATCCGGTGTGGTCCTTGCGATCTCATCTGCTAACTCTGGTGGAGCGTGGGACAATGCAAAAAAATACATCGAAAAAACTGCTGGTGGAAAAGGCTCTGAAAAACACAAAGCAGCGGTTGTTGGTGATACAGTAGGTGATCCGTTTAAAGATACATCTGGACCTGCAATCAACATCCTCATTAAACTGATGGCAATCACATCACTCGTGTTTGCTGAGTTTTTTGTGACAAAAGGTGGAATCGTATTAAATTTCTTTAAATAAGAAAGGAATACATTCTATCAGATCGAAAAGAGATTATCCTTCTGAAACAGAAGGATAGTTTCCAATTTGATTATCCAAATTTTTTTAAATGAATTGGATTTCTGAAAAAGCCGGCGTAACATCGTCGGCTTTTTTATTTCATAAAGTTGTAAAACTAAAACTTGTATTTGTGCCTAAGGTCAGTCCAAAGGTGGATTGGATGTTTTGGTTTAAGGTAATTGTATATGTAATCCCGGATGTGAGTGCACTTGTTGGAGTGAGAGTGATCGTACGGTTTGATGATCCACCAGTAAGGCTTGGGCAAGAAGGTGAACAGGAAATATTGGTATTGAGAGATGTGGGATCAATTGCCTGGGTCATGATGATGGTGATCGTTGGAGAAAGACTCACACCCGTAGCTCCATTGGCAGGTGTTGTAGATTCAATGGTAAAGGTTGCCGATGTTTGGGTGACCAAAGGTAAAACAAGAATCCCTAGTAAGGAGGGAGATGGTTCCGGCAAACAATGTACGGAAGAAAAAACAAATAGAAATATCAATCTGATTCTTTTCCACATGACCATTGGCTCTATCCTTAGTTTCGACTAATTTCCCCTAGTTACCGTACATAGTTTTGCGTAAATCCCGAAGAAATTATAGGTTTCTAATTCAATTGACGTAATTTCTTTGATGTTTCCTTGCCTTTGTGCCATTTCGATGGATGCGTCTCCGTAGGCCACGAGTCCTAAATAGGATTTCGAACAGGAAAAACCTTCTTTCGTGGCAGTAATACCTGTTTCCATCATTGAGATCCTTTGGTTTTCATACAGAAGACCTTGTGTGCCAAATCCCGAACTGGCACATTGAATGAGTAACATGGGAATGAGGAATTGGAGGAACCGAAAGCCCAAAAATGATCCTTTGTTAAAAGAAAGTATATGTGAATGGAAATTGCGATGGAGACGAAATTGAAGACGTAAACGGAATAGGAAAGAACTAAGATTTTTATGAATATTAGGTATTAAGAAAATTTTATTTTTGCAATTCTTTGTCCAAAAGATGGGAAAGTTGGTTTTGTAAAAGG
The sequence above is a segment of the Leptospira levettii genome. Coding sequences within it:
- the acs gene encoding acetate--CoA ligase; translated protein: MPKERIVAPSKEFAKLANVSLKEYKAKYKESIEKPEKFWAEQAKRLTWFKKWTKVLKHDFAKAKAEWFVGGKLNVSYNCLDRHLDSPLKNKAALIWEGDNPDESKVLTYHDLHREVNHFANVLKKFKVKKGDRVLIYLPMIPELAITTLACTRIGAVHSVVFGGFSPEALLGRIEDCKPTLVITADGGYRGGKPIELKKNVDVALSETKFQVNDVIVVKRTGDEGNLNWKEGRDHWYHYLMKDPEVKKECPAVPMDSEDPLFILYTSGSTGKPKGVLHTTAGYLLGANLTFATIFDYKDTDTYWCTADIGWITGHSYILYGPLSNGATSLMFEGVPSYPDMGRFWDVIDKYKVTVFYTAPTAIRALMREGLEPIKKRSLASLRLLGSVGEPINPEAWEWYYANIGKSKCPIVDTWWQTETGSIMISGIPGAIPQKPGSASWPFYGIQPVLVDNEGVEIKEKGEISGNLCIAKPWPSMMRGVYGDPKRFFDTYFSQFKGYYFTGDGANRDKEGYFRITGRVDDVLNVSGHRIGSAEVESALVEHKSVAEAAVVGFPHDIKGQGIYAYVTVKQGVVTNDQLKKELIAMVEKMIGKIARPDVIHWAPGLPKTRSGKIMRRILRKIANNEFDTLGDISTLADPSVVQSLIDDKKKYHS
- a CDS encoding alpha/beta hydrolase family esterase, producing MLTIPFSFVCKSLPSIVPVKDHTLESIVSDGIIRNFRYYIPKNRNESKLPVVFVLHGGGGSGEGMIYLSRMTEKAEEYGFIVVYPDGYGNRWNDGRNIPHSLTDKRNTKDVQFFRDMVYFLDKKIPVDTSRIHAVGISNGGFMTQRLLCEASDLFRSGYSVAAVTSKGLTEICPKPPIKSIGFIMGTSDDVVPYKGGIVSIPKDMSPKAERIPAGEVLSFVESLSYWSSGFPCKEEMNTKKRHMNRFWKRDIEYSKLSDCSGDEVVEGYLIPGGGHIWPNGFYYQNEKQYGYLSKDLDTREIVLQFFRKTESKQKLVNNASFGN
- a CDS encoding (2Fe-2S)-binding protein encodes the protein MIKCHCAEVFFESILNVVKETNRPILEVAREMGAADTCTACVPDMLAFIERELEGQLAGNTNH
- a CDS encoding class I SAM-dependent RNA methyltransferase; translation: MEKLQIKLEKWVNGGYILSHYDGHAVFVDGGIPGETVDITLTKQGNKEWFGTVDAVIESSPLRVPSDCPVYLECGGCSYRHISYEEEVKVKASLLEFMFPEWIGKAEVVTGPSIGYRNNVQWQVEGGQIGFFAKNTHRIIPDSSTHCKNVDKRLLIENPNDFGILSDEKPKQNRFPKPSKDSKTQKNTNSLSLRLSQNAVVLYEKEETKFEFLSTKLTVPAKGFFQINQFLLETWIQKIKSLLPKDANVLELFCGCGTIGITLRDRIKSLYGIESHEKSIEYANQNAKANGITTYQYTVLDLYQKHLSKDLKIYSTWIVNPPRAGLSKGIIETAAILKPREIVYSSCNPSTLRRDVISFTEIGYEMDHLSLFDFFPRTNHYEVLVRLRKRK
- the folE gene encoding GTP cyclohydrolase I FolE; this encodes MENLIEEILKQIGEDPNREGLVKTPNRVKKAYDFLTSGYKADINQLVNGAIFEESTTGMVLVRDIEMYSLCEHHLLPFYGRAHVAYIPNKKIIGISKIPRIVDVFARRLQVQERLTDQIAQAIQETLDPLGVGVVIKAKHLCMMMRGVEKQNSELFTSSLLGVFKSDPTTRSEFLDLIRTGSH
- a CDS encoding alpha/beta fold hydrolase, which translates into the protein MHHSEIRNLSTVFTTLETGSGDPVLFLHGFPDNHKTFSPIMESIAKKGYHCVAPVMRGYEPSTISHANKLHVVDLVNDVLGWMDDRRWDTVHLVGHNWGAIIAYAAGMYYPNRFQSITSLGVPLLKTFQDSFFWAPLQTFHSWYVALFQIPYIAELTIRSNQFALVDFLWKDWSPGFTPNQDHLAEIKSNFQNPGILSSALAYYRNLNDLFTESGRESIVGIFDTHITVPTQVLYGLNDGCFHKNLFEHLLDESDFPRGFRKIGFDHAGHFLHWEKREEVTKLILEWLEKNR
- a CDS encoding glycosyltransferase family 4 protein, producing MQKKIGYDARMIENSGIGIRIQHILKFWPLSEKDAKLYLFGDPILLKKYEVPKHAEIIEYKTKIYSPKEFLGHPLMAEMDVLDIPHFNVPLKYLRKCIVTIHDLIPYHFKETHNSIVKRLYLQIVFRSIQWFAKTIIAVSNYTKEDLIKSFGYRRDRITVVYNGIDLKNFSKRSETQLEVFLKKQKLPKEYLFTVGIGKSHKNFPFLLTQLESLWNDKQLKLPLVVGGISKEIPKDLLEFQKQNPKRIYFLPHLPYNELPLAYQGATLFVYPSLFEGFGFPVLEAQAIGTPVLSSNATVLPEVLGKGFEAFDPKEPISFSKQVLSLLKDKTRLVELRKLGKENAKSFTWSYAMKTLEVLYKKQLG
- a CDS encoding WbuC family cupin fold metalloprotein — protein: MQEIQIIDSDLIGSLVTKAKQAERKRTNHNFHEQKEVYQRFLNVLSKNTYISPHRHLSDPKPETFVVLEGEIGFLIFSEDGNIKESHKLSSNGPKRGIDLQPGVWHSLVCLTDVAVCFEGKSGPYDPTVDKEFHPKYPLEGDSKVKETIQYFESLFI
- a CDS encoding YgaP family membrane protein — its product is MFQNMGLYDRVIRVVVGLVLGGLYLGGVVEGTTAIVLFVIGLVMIATSAIGFCPAYLPFKISTKGK